A region from the Syntrophorhabdaceae bacterium genome encodes:
- a CDS encoding CerR family C-terminal domain-containing protein, giving the protein MKNRSTASSDTKTRILEAAGKVFSGRRFQDATVREICTDAGANVAAVNYHFGDKKRLYLATLKYWQRFAFEKYPMDRAADLSLSPEERLKVFILQFLRRVFDEGEASWFGRLMVRELVEPTEGLDMVVEEAARPTFEILAAIIRELLGKGASETTIRLCGASVIGQSVFFFVQQPLIKRLFSDETWDRSKTDVIAEHIARFSLTAMKAFASGKKKGDR; this is encoded by the coding sequence ATGAAAAACAGATCTACTGCCTCATCGGACACCAAAACACGCATTCTTGAAGCAGCCGGGAAAGTGTTTTCCGGTCGCCGGTTTCAGGACGCCACGGTGCGGGAGATCTGCACGGATGCGGGGGCCAACGTGGCTGCGGTCAATTACCACTTCGGGGACAAGAAGCGTCTCTACCTGGCAACGCTCAAGTATTGGCAGCGCTTTGCCTTCGAGAAATATCCCATGGACCGTGCGGCAGACCTGTCGCTCTCCCCGGAAGAGCGGCTTAAGGTCTTTATACTCCAGTTCCTCCGGCGGGTCTTCGATGAGGGGGAGGCCTCCTGGTTCGGCAGGCTCATGGTACGGGAGCTGGTGGAGCCCACGGAAGGGCTTGACATGGTGGTGGAGGAGGCGGCGCGGCCCACCTTCGAGATCCTCGCTGCTATTATCCGGGAGCTTCTCGGAAAGGGGGCCTCGGAGACGACAATCCGCCTCTGCGGGGCCAGTGTGATCGGCCAGTCCGTATTCTTCTTCGTTCAGCAGCCCCTCATCAAAAGGCTCTTCTCCGACGAGACATGGGACCGGAGCAAGACGGATGTGATCGCGGAGCACATTGCCCGCTTCTCCCTGACCGCAATGAAAGCATTCGCCTCAGGCAAGAAAAAAGGAGACAGGTGA